TAAAGGTACAACTCATTTAATGACTGCTCATACCCAGGGAGCTAGGATGCTATTAATAACAGATGTTTGGTGATGTAATAGATGAATACCTTGATAGTTACATCCTCTGCCCCATCAGCAACGATAATTCTAACTGGAGGAACATCTTTATCGGAATTCATATATCGTTCCTGTACTGCACGCAAGGAGTTCTTCACCAATTCAAATAGCATGAGATGTAGATGTGATGAAACATATCTGCAGTTTACAAGGTTAAAGGAGTTAACACATTAGtatgccaaaatttagtagGCAGTAAAAGATGACCCCGAACAAATTATGTCTTATAAGAATAGTCAAATTGAACAGAAAACAAGCTCTATGACAATAGAAGAATAATCACACAAGATGCACTAACAGAAAACATGAACTGGACTAAAACATGGTTAAtgaagtttgaaaaaaactaATGTTAATTTATATCGGAGACTTACGGAAATGTAAAAGTTGGGTCTCCATAGATGTCAATCTCAGGAGCTGATCCATATTCCCTCAAACAAATAGAACGGGCATCTTCACTGGCAGCTTGAGCCACCTGTATAGGGGACAATTCTGTATTAATGAGGCCTATGACGCCAGGCTCTGGGTCAGGATCATGCAAAGCCACATGCTGCCCTGAAATTAAGCAAGTTGACAATAACTCAGAACAAGAATCTATCAATAACTAGAACTGCACTCTTATATGATTAGACAAATTAGCACATAAACCACCATACGATTTAGGACAGGTTAGGAGATAAAGTTGACTAAAAAAAGATGTCACTGCCGGTACACCAAATCCAGAGTTGCATTATGACAAAAAAGCAGTGTCAAGCTTGCTAACCTATAAGCATGCGGATCCCAATCCTTGACATGTAGAATCTGTCAAGAAACTCGTGGATCTCGTCAAATGCAGTGGGGATCTTCCTTGTGCGATACTGCTCGTTCTTGAGCTGTTGAACTCCCAGTGCCATCGTTGGAACCACATTATTGTGGCGTACTTTGATCATCTTGATCATCTGCGTAAAAGCGAGCTCGTCGTTCCTATTCCTCACTTCTGGAAAGTATCTGATGTCGCGGAAAGAGTCCAAGTACCAATCCCGCACCTTCAAATATGGCGAACAAACCCACCATCAGTCCCACAATAAGAAACTTAAAATTTGCATGAATGAATTCAGCTGCGAAAATTCCTTGATTAAATATTTACTCTGTGCTGACTCCAAAATTATTCTAGTACAGGCGTGATAAGATCAATAAGACAGCACAACATAAACTTGAAGCAAATTAAGAACCCCCGACCCCACTCCAAGAGAACAAAATTCAAGCAAGTTGGCGAGCAAGAATATCTAAAATTGCCCCCCTTATCCTACTTTTTTTAGAACACCTTTCGAATATTAACAACACAAACACACAATTGATGCTGTGTCAAGAGTTATCGACTACTACACCAATTTCAACCAATACAAATCGCACATTTTAAGTAGTTGCATGTGGTAGTGATGTACCTTATTCACACTCCACTCCCCCAGAATtacctttcaaaaaaaatttcccaGAATTAATGATAAAGGTGATATTCTAATAATAACAAAACATGAAAGACATCAAAGGATCCATCCAAAAGGCGCCACCTCTTTTTAGAATAATTCCTATTAAACATCACTGCAAGATAAGCAGATTCAGATAAGCATGCAACGGCATAACCCATCCATAATCAACCGAGCCACACACCGAAAACTCGCCATTAATTCATCATCCATCCACGGGCCAAAACGACAGAACAAACAATCGCCATGATTCAGTGTGGGCATAGAGTAATATACATCCAATCGCCCACCAAATcatcaatcaatcaaccaaTCGATCACAACGAACACACAGAGAGATAGAGAGGTGCGCGTGGTAAGTAACTACCTTGAGGATGGCGGGCTTGCGGGAGAGGCCGAAGGGGAGGGACTCGAGCTcgagcgcgcggcgcgcgaTCCGGATTGGGAGCTCCTTCTGCAGGAACTGCGCGGAGAGCAGCAGGTTCCGCTCCGTGGGGCGCGACCCGAACTCCATCATGTAGCGCAGGCTCACCCCCGTCTGCTTCATGCTCCCCCAcctccccacctcctccgccaccgccctcgccaCCGGCTCCGACGCCATCCTccccccacctccacctccacttcTACCTCCTTCACCGGCGGCGAGATTTGGGGATCGACGAGCGCGGCATGGgaggccgagccgagctcgCGCGCTTATAAAGCGGAGGAAGCGAAGAACAGAGGAGAGGTGTGTGGcgtcaagaaaaataaaaaaataaaagaagaaaaaaattgctGGATTAGCGCTGCACTGGTGTGTCCCGGATAGAAGGAGAGGAATATGGTGGGGCCCAGGTGTCAGTGGGAGAGGGGTATCCCGTGCAAGGTCTGTGGGGCCGAGGTGTCAGTGGGAGAGGGTGGTTTACTGGTGTCCAGCGCTAGGTCTGTGGGGCCGGGTGTCAGTGGGTGGTTGGTCATTGGAATCTGTTGTTAGCCACATGAGCTTATCTACTATGAATTAGTGGGATAAATCTCAGGACAATCGCCCCAGCttaatcatgtgtttttttaatctatcGTTTCGACATTTCCGTAATCTTTATCCAAAAGTATGTTGTGCTTAGTGTAAATATGTTCGATCAGAATTTCCGAaacctcaaaattcaaaaagttCTAATTGGATCGAATAAACAAGCATTCCTCGTATATTAATGGCCGAAGGAATATTTTTGAACTAAATTAGGCCTATGTTTAGAGTACAATTAAACTTTAGTAGAGGGATGCGGTCATGgtcgacgacgaagacgacttCACACGGAAATTTGGTCCAATGGCACTACCAGGAGAATGAATCTTTTTTATGCTAAATGAATCATTTCATTTATGCTAATTTACTAGTGGACACTATTCATGGAAGATTCAGGCCACATGCTCATTTTCCCCCCACATGCATGCACAACACCACCAAACCGCAGAAAATGACCCCAAACGATTCCAGGCCTCAAAATTCTCCaaaatcaagaataaatatccatgggttaaatttttaaaattaaccATATCAGTAGGAAATATCACAGTGGTTAAGAATCTTTCAGAAAGAGATATGGCTAGCTTTATACCATAAGTTGTGATCTAAGTGACAAAGGCCATTGGAGAGAGTTCCAGGCATGGAGCGAGGCAGGATGGCCACAGGTTTGGATCCATGGTGGTGGAGAGATCCAACGATTCGGCGCAAAGGGAGAACCATAGGTTTTGTTTGTAATAATCATCAGTGTAATACGTTATTACCTTCGAGGCTTAATTCTTTTCGGATTATTTATCGAATTGTTGAAACGAATTGTTTACTTCacgtttttaaaaaaatattcatttttttgAATGAAAAAAACTTTCTTCTACTATATTTGCTCAGAGAACTTGTTTTAAGAGATTATCAAGTTTATTTACCAAAACAATTAACTTGTGTACAAAATAGATAAATCAAAAATAATAATTCGCTCAACGATCTATTTCAAATCTAAGCGTTTAGATCACTTGATTGATTCCAACTGTAATAATCAAGGCGTTGCTTGCTCGGAGAGGGCAATGATGTGGGTCAGAAACATCGCTAGCTGGTAATTAACTCGCCCATTTAATTAACAGAAATGTGACATCTCTGAAACCAAGGTTCACTGATTGGTCTGCACATAGCATTATATGGCTAGAGATATTTGCAGGAGCAACATTAATTTGtgacttattatttcacttaGGCCCGTTTGAGTTCACGACGGACAAACATTAAATGCGaacatgaaaaacaaaaaatattaaCGCTTGATTAGGTGAGTTTGAATTATTTTAAatcttaagaaaatatatttatttgatattttaaaacaatttttggatagaaattttTCGTACGAGATGTACCGTTTAACTGTTTGAAAATCACGCTAATAAAATTCGAGTAAAATATGTATTTTAATCAGAACAGAACCAGACCTTATCACTTATCTGAGCTTGATAAATTTCCGATAAATTAGAGTGTTCTAATCAGTTATAATTCGTTTCATGATTTAGGGCGGAATTATTGGCGGCAACACGACTATCAGTTGGTACGACTCATAGTACAGCGGTTTGTGGTGGGGGCTATGGCTGTGGATGGATGGAGGGGAATCTCTTTTAATTTCTCTGTG
The window above is part of the Oryza sativa Japonica Group chromosome 7, ASM3414082v1 genome. Proteins encoded here:
- the LOC4344039 gene encoding pyruvate dehydrogenase (acetyl-transferring) kinase, mitochondrial isoform X1 — protein: MASEPVARAVAEEVGRWGSMKQTGVSLRYMMEFGSRPTERNLLLSAQFLQKELPIRIARRALELESLPFGLSRKPAILKVILGEWSVNKVRDWYLDSFRDIRYFPEVRNRNDELAFTQMIKMIKVRHNNVVPTMALGVQQLKNEQYRTRKIPTAFDEIHEFLDRFYMSRIGIRMLIGQHVALHDPDPEPGVIGLINTELSPIQVAQAASEDARSICLREYGSAPEIDIYGDPTFTFPYVSSHLHLMLFELVKNSLRAVQERYMNSDKDVPPVRIIVADGAEDVTIKVSDEGGGIPRSGLPRIFTYLYSTAKNPPDMDCPSEGVTMAGYGYGLPISRLYARYFGGDLQIISMEGYGTDAYLHLSRLGDSEEPLP
- the LOC4344039 gene encoding pyruvate dehydrogenase (acetyl-transferring) kinase, mitochondrial isoform X2; the protein is MASEPVARAVAEEVGRWGSMKQTGVSLRYMMEFGSRPTERNLLLSAQFLQKELPIRIARRALELESLPFGLSRKPAILKVRDWYLDSFRDIRYFPEVRNRNDELAFTQMIKMIKVRHNNVVPTMALGVQQLKNEQYRTRKIPTAFDEIHEFLDRFYMSRIGIRMLIGQHVALHDPDPEPGVIGLINTELSPIQVAQAASEDARSICLREYGSAPEIDIYGDPTFTFPYVSSHLHLMLFELVKNSLRAVQERYMNSDKDVPPVRIIVADGAEDVTIKVSDEGGGIPRSGLPRIFTYLYSTAKNPPDMDCPSEGVTMAGYGYGLPISRLYARYFGGDLQIISMEGYGTDAYLHLSRLGDSEEPLP